A portion of the Microlunatus phosphovorus NM-1 genome contains these proteins:
- the trxA gene encoding thioredoxin, translated as MSTVTPVTDATFRAEVLDSELPVVVDIWAAWCGPCKAIAPILDQLAGEYAGRVKIVKVDADQNPETVTAAGVTSIPTLGFYRNGERVDVLIGAHPKPVYATKIEELLA; from the coding sequence ATGAGCACCGTCACCCCCGTCACCGACGCCACGTTCCGGGCCGAGGTGCTCGACTCCGAGCTGCCCGTCGTGGTCGACATCTGGGCGGCCTGGTGCGGGCCATGCAAGGCGATCGCCCCGATCCTGGACCAGCTCGCCGGTGAGTACGCGGGCCGGGTGAAGATCGTGAAGGTCGATGCCGATCAGAACCCCGAGACCGTGACCGCGGCCGGCGTGACCTCGATCCCGACCCTCGGGTTCTATCGGAACGGGGAACGGGTGGACGTGTTGATCGGCGCGCACCCGAAGCCCGTCTACGCGACGAAGATCGAGGAGCTGCTCGCATGA
- the arsB gene encoding ACR3 family arsenite efflux transporter: protein MTDTVTRTAPKRLSTLDKWLPLWIGLAMVAGLLLGRFVPVLSDVLSAMEVGGISVPIGLGLLVMMYPVLAKVRYDKVAAVTGDKKLLVSSLVLNWLVGPAVMFALAWIFLPDLPEYRTGLIIVGLARCIAMVVIWNDLACGDREATAVLVAINSVFQVVAFSLLGWFYLTVLPGWLGLDTQGLEISVWQIALNVIVFLGVPLAAGFASRWIGEKRKGRDWYEETFLPRVGPWALYGLLFTIVLLFALQGEQVTSRPMDVARIALPLLVYFGLMWFAGLLLGKGIGLSYARSTTLAFTAAGNNFELAIAVAIGTFGAASGQALAGVVGPLIEVPVLVGLVYVSLWAAKAWFRTDPYATESTIESRTS from the coding sequence ATGACCGACACCGTGACCCGCACCGCACCGAAACGGCTCTCCACACTCGACAAGTGGCTGCCGCTGTGGATCGGCCTCGCCATGGTCGCCGGTCTCCTCCTCGGCCGGTTCGTGCCTGTGCTCTCCGACGTGCTGTCCGCGATGGAGGTCGGTGGGATCTCGGTCCCGATCGGGCTGGGCCTGCTGGTGATGATGTATCCGGTGCTCGCGAAGGTCCGCTACGACAAGGTCGCCGCCGTCACCGGAGACAAGAAGCTCCTGGTCTCTTCGCTCGTGCTGAACTGGCTCGTGGGGCCGGCGGTGATGTTCGCCCTGGCCTGGATCTTCCTGCCGGATCTGCCCGAGTACCGCACCGGGCTGATCATCGTCGGGCTCGCCCGCTGCATCGCGATGGTCGTGATCTGGAACGATCTGGCCTGCGGTGACCGGGAAGCGACCGCGGTGCTGGTGGCGATCAACTCGGTGTTCCAGGTCGTCGCGTTCTCCCTGCTGGGCTGGTTCTATCTCACCGTCCTGCCGGGCTGGCTGGGGCTGGACACGCAAGGGCTGGAGATCTCGGTCTGGCAGATCGCGCTGAATGTGATCGTCTTCCTCGGCGTCCCCCTCGCCGCGGGGTTCGCCTCGCGGTGGATCGGCGAGAAGCGGAAGGGGCGCGACTGGTACGAGGAGACGTTCCTTCCGAGGGTCGGGCCGTGGGCGCTGTACGGCCTGCTGTTCACGATCGTGCTGCTGTTCGCCCTCCAGGGCGAACAGGTCACCTCCCGGCCGATGGACGTCGCCCGGATCGCACTTCCCTTGCTGGTGTACTTCGGGCTGATGTGGTTCGCGGGGCTGCTGCTCGGCAAGGGCATCGGCCTGAGCTACGCGCGATCGACGACGCTCGCGTTCACCGCGGCCGGGAACAACTTCGAACTGGCCATCGCGGTCGCCATCGGCACCTTCGGCGCGGCCTCCGGGCAGGCCTTGGCGGGGGTCGTCGGCCCGCTCATCGAGGTGCCCGTGTTGGTGGGGCTGGTCTACGTCTCGCTCTGGGCGGCGAAAGCCTGGTTCCGCACCGACCCCTACGCCACCGAATCCACGATCGAATCGAGGACGTCATGA
- a CDS encoding metalloregulator ArsR/SmtB family transcription factor — MTDTAVLPDAEACAPSAMHAIGADAAATVAGALKALADPLRLRMLSAIATDPRGESCVCDLAELADVSQPTVSHHLKVLKETGMLRSERRSTWVWYRIAPGKQRAVAALLDAFAPAAVADEPEDAQARVEALRQMDARVTRLAEELANELTGLHRDVVIAIVRESYAGLVRSAKLTQHMIPLTERFARQRLADLTRDRSSGVPQVLFVCVQNAGRSQLAAAIVNQLADGRVIARSAGSTPASDLHPHVRSLLVEIEGEQEARDAFPKPLTDDAVRAADVVVTMGCGDVCPIIPGVRYEDWAVGDPALASPQGVDAIRHDIESRVRALLATLTD; from the coding sequence ATGACCGACACCGCTGTCCTTCCCGACGCCGAGGCGTGCGCGCCCTCCGCGATGCACGCGATCGGCGCCGACGCAGCTGCGACTGTGGCCGGGGCGCTCAAGGCGCTGGCGGATCCGCTGCGGCTGCGGATGCTGTCCGCGATCGCGACCGACCCGCGCGGCGAGTCCTGCGTGTGCGATCTCGCGGAGCTCGCCGACGTGTCCCAGCCGACCGTCTCCCACCATCTGAAGGTGTTGAAGGAGACCGGGATGCTGCGGTCCGAGCGGCGCAGTACGTGGGTCTGGTACCGGATCGCGCCGGGCAAGCAGCGCGCCGTCGCGGCCCTCCTCGACGCGTTCGCACCAGCGGCAGTCGCCGACGAGCCGGAGGACGCTCAGGCGCGAGTTGAAGCGTTGCGGCAGATGGACGCCCGCGTGACCCGGCTCGCCGAGGAACTGGCCAACGAGCTGACCGGGCTGCACCGTGATGTCGTGATCGCGATCGTGCGCGAGTCCTACGCGGGCCTGGTGCGGTCGGCGAAGCTGACGCAGCACATGATCCCGCTGACCGAGCGCTTCGCCCGCCAGCGCCTCGCCGACCTCACCCGGGATCGGTCTTCGGGGGTGCCGCAGGTGCTGTTCGTGTGCGTGCAGAACGCGGGCCGTTCCCAGCTCGCCGCCGCCATCGTCAACCAGCTCGCCGACGGCCGAGTGATCGCCCGTTCCGCAGGCTCGACCCCGGCGTCGGACCTGCACCCGCACGTGCGCTCCCTGCTCGTCGAGATCGAAGGCGAGCAGGAGGCTCGGGATGCGTTCCCGAAGCCGCTGACCGACGACGCCGTCCGCGCCGCGGACGTTGTGGTGACGATGGGCTGCGGCGACGTGTGCCCGATCATCCCGGGTGTCCGCTACGAGGATTGGGCCGTCGGCGACCCCGCCCTCGCCTCCCCGCAAGGGGTCGACGCGATCCGACACGACATCGAGTCCCGCGTCCGCGCCCTCCTCGCGACCCTCACCGACTGA
- a CDS encoding arsenate reductase ArsC produces MTVQQPSVLFVCVHNAGRSQMAAGYLRHLAAGRIEVRSAGSMPAEQINPVAVEAMREEGIDITAEQPKVLTTEAVQASDVVITMGCGDACPFFPGKRYEDWKLDDPAGQGIEAVRPIRDEIKGRIEALLAELLV; encoded by the coding sequence ATGACCGTTCAGCAGCCCTCTGTCCTGTTCGTCTGCGTCCACAACGCCGGCCGCTCCCAGATGGCCGCCGGCTACCTCCGCCACCTCGCCGCAGGCCGCATCGAGGTCCGCTCGGCCGGGTCCATGCCCGCCGAGCAGATCAACCCCGTGGCCGTCGAAGCCATGCGCGAGGAAGGGATTGACATCACCGCCGAGCAGCCGAAGGTGCTCACCACCGAGGCGGTGCAGGCCTCCGACGTGGTGATCACGATGGGCTGCGGCGACGCCTGCCCGTTCTTCCCGGGCAAGCGGTACGAGGACTGGAAGCTCGACGACCCCGCCGGACAGGGCATCGAGGCGGTGCGCCCGATCCGCGACGAGATCAAGGGGCGCATCGAAGCGCTCTTGGCAGAGCTGCTCGTCTGA
- a CDS encoding heavy metal translocating P-type ATPase has protein sequence MSAACGCDEPETRVGEEAEEERPWWRDRGIMVPVFSGVAFGTGLVLEWTGAEIPALVAFWIGLLLGASTFTPGAVRKLFTGKLGIGLLMTISAVGAVILGYVEEAAALAFLYSIAEALEDKAMDRARGGLRALLKLVPETATIRRDGASVEVAAKDLAVGQLMLVRPGERIATDGIVRTGRSSLDTSAITGESIPVEVEPGDAVSAGAINTAGALEVEATAAGTDNSLTTIVELVEQAQAEKGDRARLADRIARPLVPGVLILAALVAIIGSLLGDPELWITRALVVLVAASPCALAISVPLTVVAAIGSASRFGVIIKSGEVFERFGVIRHVAVDKTGTLTRNEPAVTAVLTTEGVTEAQALAWAASLEQHSTHPLAAAITAAAPGAPAALDVTEQAGHGIEGSIDGARVTVGSPRWLDAGTLKDQVAGLEEQGMTVVIVHRDDAPVAAVGVRDELRPEVPEVVRTLAAQGVGVTMLTGDNARTARALAAQAGIEDVRAELRPEDKATAISELGGHGSVAMIGDGINDAPALAAADIGIAMGATGSDAAIESADVAFTGHDLRLLPRAFDHARRGRRIINQNIILSLLIIAALLPLALFGVLGLAAVVLVHEIAEVVVILNGLRAARTRKERIA, from the coding sequence GTGAGCGCGGCGTGCGGCTGCGACGAGCCGGAGACCCGGGTCGGCGAGGAGGCCGAGGAGGAGCGGCCGTGGTGGCGTGACCGCGGGATCATGGTTCCGGTGTTCTCCGGCGTCGCCTTCGGCACGGGCCTGGTCCTGGAATGGACGGGTGCGGAGATCCCGGCGCTGGTGGCGTTCTGGATCGGCCTGCTGCTGGGTGCGTCGACGTTCACGCCCGGCGCGGTCCGCAAGCTGTTCACGGGCAAGCTGGGCATCGGGCTGCTGATGACGATCAGCGCGGTCGGCGCGGTGATCCTCGGCTACGTCGAGGAGGCCGCGGCGTTGGCGTTCCTGTACTCCATCGCCGAAGCGCTGGAGGACAAGGCCATGGATCGCGCCCGCGGCGGGCTGCGGGCGCTGCTCAAGCTGGTCCCGGAGACCGCGACCATCCGGCGGGATGGCGCGTCCGTGGAGGTCGCCGCGAAGGATCTGGCCGTTGGTCAGCTGATGCTCGTGCGTCCGGGTGAGCGGATCGCGACCGACGGGATCGTCCGCACGGGCCGGTCGAGCCTGGACACCTCGGCGATCACCGGGGAGTCGATCCCGGTGGAGGTCGAGCCCGGCGACGCGGTGTCGGCCGGGGCGATCAACACCGCCGGTGCCCTGGAGGTCGAGGCGACCGCGGCGGGTACCGACAATTCGCTGACCACGATCGTGGAGCTGGTGGAGCAGGCGCAGGCGGAGAAGGGCGACCGTGCCCGCCTGGCCGACCGCATCGCCCGGCCGCTCGTGCCTGGCGTGCTGATCCTCGCCGCTCTCGTCGCGATCATCGGCTCGCTGCTGGGCGACCCGGAGCTGTGGATCACCCGCGCCCTCGTGGTGCTCGTCGCCGCGTCGCCGTGCGCGCTGGCGATCTCGGTCCCGCTGACCGTCGTCGCCGCGATCGGCTCGGCGAGCAGATTCGGCGTGATCATCAAGTCCGGCGAGGTCTTCGAGCGGTTCGGCGTGATCCGCCACGTCGCCGTCGACAAGACCGGCACCCTCACCCGCAACGAGCCCGCCGTCACCGCCGTGCTCACCACCGAGGGCGTGACCGAGGCGCAGGCGTTGGCGTGGGCTGCGTCGCTGGAGCAGCACAGCACCCACCCGCTGGCCGCCGCGATCACCGCCGCCGCCCCCGGAGCTCCCGCCGCCTTGGACGTGACCGAGCAGGCCGGGCACGGCATCGAAGGCAGCATCGACGGGGCCAGGGTCACAGTCGGTAGCCCCCGCTGGCTGGACGCGGGGACGCTCAAGGACCAGGTCGCGGGCTTGGAGGAGCAGGGCATGACCGTCGTGATCGTGCACCGCGACGACGCCCCGGTCGCCGCGGTCGGTGTCCGCGACGAGCTGCGCCCCGAGGTCCCAGAGGTGGTCCGCACCCTCGCCGCCCAGGGCGTCGGGGTGACGATGCTCACCGGTGACAACGCCCGCACCGCCCGGGCGCTGGCCGCGCAGGCCGGGATCGAGGACGTGCGCGCCGAGCTGCGCCCGGAGGACAAGGCCACCGCGATCAGCGAACTGGGCGGGCACGGCTCGGTCGCGATGATCGGCGATGGCATCAACGACGCCCCCGCCTTGGCCGCCGCGGACATCGGCATCGCGATGGGCGCGACCGGCTCCGACGCTGCGATCGAGTCCGCCGACGTCGCCTTCACCGGCCACGACCTGCGGCTCCTCCCGCGGGCGTTCGACCACGCCCGTCGCGGCAGGCGCATCATCAACCAGAACATCATCCTGTCGCTGCTGATCATCGCCGCCCTGCTGCCGCTGGCCCTGTTCGGCGTGCTGGGGCTGGCCGCGGTGGTGCTGGTGCACGAGATCGCCGAGGTCGTCGTCATCCTCAACGGGCTCCGCGCGGCTCGGACCCGAAAAGAGCGGATCGCATGA